A region from the Amycolatopsis camponoti genome encodes:
- a CDS encoding SsgA family sporulation/cell division regulator gives MQTDAVHQSQFVVLNESTTPVLSRLSYHADEPFAVTVAFRTERGRWIEWTFARDLLVSGLDEPAGLGDVRVRPDLSDDEDFLTLEIESPDGYASFELEIEDIRTFLEASYELVPLGEESAHFDVDGLIEEISNV, from the coding sequence ATGCAGACCGACGCCGTTCACCAGAGCCAGTTCGTGGTGCTGAACGAGAGCACCACGCCCGTCCTGTCCCGCCTCTCCTACCACGCCGACGAGCCGTTCGCGGTCACCGTGGCGTTCCGGACCGAGCGCGGCCGGTGGATCGAATGGACCTTCGCGCGTGACCTCCTCGTGTCCGGCCTCGACGAGCCGGCCGGCCTGGGTGACGTCCGGGTCCGCCCGGACCTGTCCGACGACGAAGACTTCCTCACCCTCGAAATCGAGTCACCGGACGGCTATGCGTCGTTCGAGCTGGAGATCGAAGACATCCGGACGTTCCTCGAGGCGTCCTACGAGCTGGTGCCGCTCGGCGAAGAGAGCGCGCACTTCGACGTCGACGGGCTGATCGAGGAGATCAGCAACGTCTGA
- a CDS encoding MFS transporter encodes MLRNRRIFLIATLIDALGSGLWVPFALLFLVHGQGMGLIDAGTSLSTGALLALVSGPATGAAMDRFGPRALLVAGNVVRLVAFSAYPLIHTSWQVIAVSVVAGFGDRLFWTCNAPMVARLTSGRDTDRMLATQTVGRFAGAGIGAAATAVLPTITSPWAFHLLAYVNAASFALAAVLIRLLPPSGGPEAELSRESSASGSWRAVLTDRPFMGFCVTHTAFTLASASKFAVLPIVVRDLLHGPQWIAGTAITLGTVVVVTTQRPIVALLAGRSRTAALIGAATLFAVSFALLIPLEMVPLRVAAGLILVTSLGFSVAEAMFGPTGTATAAAAAPAGAEGRASSIFQLSWGLPVALAPGLLAVLLSVSNALTWSVLALTCAAAIPALLVLRRKLPGALREPSPAVAA; translated from the coding sequence ATGCTTCGGAATCGCCGGATCTTCCTGATCGCGACCTTGATCGACGCGCTCGGCAGCGGGCTCTGGGTGCCGTTCGCGCTGCTGTTCCTGGTGCACGGCCAGGGCATGGGCCTGATCGACGCCGGGACGTCGCTGAGCACCGGCGCGCTGCTGGCGCTCGTCAGCGGCCCGGCGACCGGGGCGGCCATGGACCGGTTCGGGCCGCGGGCGCTGCTCGTCGCCGGGAACGTCGTCCGGCTCGTGGCCTTCAGCGCGTACCCACTGATCCACACCAGCTGGCAGGTGATCGCCGTGTCGGTGGTCGCCGGCTTCGGCGACCGGCTGTTCTGGACGTGCAACGCGCCGATGGTCGCCCGGCTCACTTCGGGCCGCGACACCGACCGCATGCTGGCCACCCAGACGGTCGGACGCTTCGCCGGCGCGGGCATCGGCGCGGCGGCGACCGCGGTGCTGCCGACGATCACGAGCCCGTGGGCGTTCCACTTGCTCGCGTACGTGAACGCGGCGAGCTTCGCCCTCGCGGCGGTCCTGATCCGGCTGCTCCCGCCAAGCGGCGGCCCGGAAGCCGAGCTTTCACGGGAAAGCTCGGCTTCCGGGAGCTGGCGAGCGGTGCTGACCGACCGCCCCTTCATGGGCTTCTGCGTCACCCACACGGCTTTCACGCTCGCCAGCGCGAGCAAGTTCGCCGTGCTCCCCATCGTCGTGCGGGATCTCCTGCACGGTCCACAGTGGATCGCCGGGACCGCGATCACGCTCGGCACCGTGGTCGTCGTGACCACGCAGCGCCCGATCGTCGCCCTGCTCGCCGGGCGCAGCCGGACCGCGGCGCTCATCGGCGCCGCGACGCTGTTCGCGGTTTCCTTCGCCCTGCTGATCCCGTTGGAAATGGTCCCCCTGCGCGTCGCCGCCGGGCTGATCCTGGTGACGAGCCTCGGCTTCTCCGTCGCGGAGGCGATGTTCGGCCCCACCGGCACCGCGACGGCGGCCGCGGCCGCGCCGGCCGGCGCCGAAGGCCGGGCCAGCTCGATCTTCCAGCTCTCCTGGGGCCTGCCGGTGGCGCTCGCCCCCGGCCTGCTGGCCGTCCTGCTCAGCGTGAGCAACGCGCTGACCTGGTCGGTACTGGCCCTGACCTGCGCGGCGGCGATCCCGGCGCTGCTCGTGCTGCGGAGGAAGCTCCCCGGCGCCCTGCGCGAACCGTCACCAGCAGTCGCCGCCTGA
- a CDS encoding Lrp/AsnC family transcriptional regulator, with protein sequence MQTPDLDQLDIAILACLQEDARTIAETIGAKVGLSAAAVQRRIKRLREAGVIEREVAVLSPEALGLSMTFVVMVEMERENLAVLDAFRRQILADDCVQQCYYVTGNADFVLVVTCPDMAGFEAFTRRMFFDNPNVRHFTTSVAMDRVKVGLGLPLGP encoded by the coding sequence GTGCAGACTCCCGACCTCGACCAGCTGGACATCGCCATCCTCGCCTGCCTCCAGGAGGACGCCCGCACCATCGCCGAGACGATCGGTGCGAAGGTCGGCCTCTCCGCCGCGGCGGTGCAACGGCGGATCAAGCGGCTGCGCGAAGCGGGGGTCATCGAGCGCGAGGTCGCGGTGCTGTCGCCGGAGGCGCTCGGGCTGAGCATGACGTTCGTCGTCATGGTCGAGATGGAGCGGGAGAACCTCGCGGTCCTGGACGCGTTCCGCCGCCAGATCCTCGCCGACGACTGCGTCCAGCAGTGCTACTACGTCACCGGCAACGCGGACTTCGTGCTGGTCGTGACGTGCCCGGACATGGCGGGCTTCGAGGCGTTCACCCGGCGGATGTTCTTCGACAACCCGAACGTCCGGCACTTCACGACGAGCGTGGCGATGGACCGCGTGAAGGTCGGGCTCGGCCTGCCGCTGGGCCCGTAG
- a CDS encoding beta-ketoacyl-ACP synthase III yields MPAPAAVLTGIGSWLPTTVLGNDEIAARLDTTDEWIRTRTGIRERRVAGPDESTVDLAVGAGREALAGGSADVVVLATSTPDQPCPASAPQVAARLGLGTAAAFDVNAVCSGFVYALATAAGFIAGGIAERVLVIGADTFTTLIDPEDRTTVPIFGDGAGAVLLRAGDADEPGAFGPFDLHSEGELADLLWVEAGGARRRLSDQPSDRFLAMQGTAVFRHACARMAESSRTVLERAGWMVGDVDRFVGHQANIRILQATAKQLGMPADAVVANIDRVGNTSAASIPLALADARADGTLVAGHRVLLSAFGAGLTWGSTVLRWPDLGQLS; encoded by the coding sequence GTGCCCGCACCTGCCGCCGTGCTGACCGGAATCGGTTCGTGGTTGCCGACGACGGTCCTGGGCAACGACGAGATCGCCGCCCGGCTCGACACCACCGACGAGTGGATCCGGACCCGCACCGGCATCCGGGAGCGCCGCGTCGCCGGACCCGACGAGTCCACTGTGGACCTCGCGGTCGGGGCGGGCCGCGAAGCCCTCGCGGGGGGCTCCGCCGACGTCGTCGTCCTCGCCACGTCGACCCCCGACCAGCCCTGCCCGGCCAGCGCGCCGCAGGTCGCGGCCCGGCTCGGGCTCGGCACGGCCGCCGCCTTCGACGTCAACGCCGTCTGCAGTGGGTTCGTCTACGCGCTGGCCACGGCGGCGGGGTTCATCGCGGGCGGCATCGCCGAGCGCGTGCTCGTGATCGGCGCCGACACCTTCACCACGCTCATCGACCCCGAAGACCGCACGACCGTCCCGATCTTCGGCGACGGCGCGGGCGCGGTCCTCCTGCGGGCCGGCGACGCGGACGAGCCCGGCGCGTTCGGGCCGTTCGACCTGCACAGCGAGGGTGAGCTCGCCGACCTGCTGTGGGTCGAAGCCGGCGGCGCGCGACGGCGGCTGTCCGACCAGCCGAGCGACCGCTTCCTCGCGATGCAGGGCACCGCGGTGTTCCGGCACGCCTGCGCGCGGATGGCGGAGTCGTCGCGGACCGTGCTGGAGCGCGCGGGCTGGATGGTCGGCGACGTCGACCGGTTCGTCGGGCACCAGGCGAACATCCGGATCCTCCAGGCGACGGCGAAGCAGCTCGGCATGCCGGCCGACGCCGTCGTCGCCAACATCGACCGCGTCGGCAACACCAGCGCCGCGTCCATCCCGCTCGCCCTGGCCGACGCGCGGGCCGACGGCACCCTCGTCGCCGGGCACCGCGTGCTGCTCAGCGCGTTCGGCGCGGGCTTGACCTGGGGCTCGACGGTGCTGCGCTGGCCGGACCTGGGTCAGCTGTCCTGA